The DNA sequence ACCGGATCATGATTGGCCTCACAAGAGAAGATTCTCTTCCACTACCAGCATTGTCTCCACAATTTAGACATTGCCAACCACTGTCTGGAACACACTGTAAACCCAAGCAGGCTGCAATTGAACCAGAAAATGACAAATCTTAATATTCCTCCACCTTACCTCAAAACCAGTTTATTTTCTCATCATAATTTCGCAGTATCTGCTACAATAGTAAACTGGGCATGATTTAGCTTTGAACAAAACAAGGTAGCAAGACAGTCTATTCAATGCAAACTACATGTTCTATGAAGCATATGAATACAATTATAGACCATCTTACAACATGTAGCCAATTGCCAACACTATTCATTCTCCAAATTACATGCAGGGTAATAGTAAATATGCTTCATAATATAAGAAAACTTCAGAAACTAATATGACAAACAAGAAAATACATGAAGATATTCCagtatctttaaataattaataactaaagAAGAATACAATCTGTCTACCTGTATGAAAGGCCCTAGGGCATCCATTACAAAGAATCAAATCTCCTCCATCTCCACATACTGCACACATATCATCACTGTCTCCCGTGGTAAGGTTTTGACCATTTGCCAATGAGAGGGCTATATCATGAAGCGTTAACCCATTGGAAGTATATATGTGTCGATATCTGCAAAAGGACAAATTATTTCAAGAAAGAGAAGAATAGACCAGACTATTTAGCTGCTTTTAAATTCTACTCACGGTTGACGCCTAGCAGCCATTCCAGCATGGGCTTCAAACTGTGAAGGGCTTATCTGTTTACAGACAAACGCAgatagtaaaattaatattagcaTTTATTTATGCTTATAGAAGTAAAAAAATTTGTGCACAGTTATATAACTGTACCTCAATATCACAACAACCACAGACTATACCGCTTCCCTGTTTGTAACCTCCAAGTAATTTCTGAAACACACCATCAGACATGTCATATATTGAATACCATACAAAAGAATTGCAACTCACatgcaaaaatgaaaaatatttgaataagaaTATTCACACACCTGTCCTTTGACATAATAAGCCAACTCAGCACCATCTGGTAGCCCATTTGGCATAAAAAGTAACCTGTGTAAATCATTGTCcctgataaaagaaaaaatcaattcaaacaGCAGTAGCTAAAATATTGCAATTCACATGGAGAAGCTAGAGAGAACAAGGAAACATAAAACAGACACCatcaataaacaaaacaaaacaaaagtacCTTCTCTTTGTGCAACCATCAGCACTTCTTTTCAGCAGTACACCAGAATTAGAAGAATAGGAGCTTGACCTGCAGAAAATTTGTACAGTGAGTAATTGAATACCAAGGAAAGGTCTATAATTTAATCAACCAAATAACATTGTACATATGCAGATTGCTCAAGCACATTATCAAGTATGGGTAGTAATTGAACAAGGAGAGAGGACAAACTTTTTCATCACACGTTTCCATTCGTCATTTGTCTGATTCGTATACTTGAGCTGCTCGTAATGACTTGGTCCATGCAAAGATGACAAGTGGCTAGTACTATCTACGGATTGACTGGAACAACAATTCAATAGGTGATTTGTCAGTCCTTTTTATGTTGAACAAAATTTCATTAAGACAACGACAAAAAATTGAACATATTAACATTTGACagagaaataaaattgaatttagagCTTTCCAAGAGTAAAAGACAGTTAAATTCATAGCACTCATATATATAACACTAGAGGGGAACCCAATTGAAATCCAAATTGCTTTCCTTTAATAAAACCCATAGAATTCTGAAATCTgattaattttcaattcaaaaaaaagcACAGCATCATCCATATCCTGAAAGCATTGGCAGCCAAAGCATAATGACCAAGTAAAGTAATTGTTTTATTCTTCAGCCAACCATTAAGAAGGCTTTATTCTAGCACTACAAGCAAATGCACTTGTTCACATGTTTTAGTGATGTGAAGTAAGATAAAGGCATCTCAAAAACAAAGCCTAATATGTTAAGAAAGTCCATTGAACAAATAGACCAATAACCATCAATGCCATGACATTTAGAACAAGTTTCTTTTACAATTAATAAACATATTGATAGCAAGACCTACTTTGGTGTGGAAAAAATAAGATATGCCCCATTCACTATAGAACCCCTTAATTGAAAGGTTGCCGATATCCAAACTAAGCAAGGTGAATAAGAGATAGAGAATACtcaattgatttattattatcattttggGTTTATTTTAGATTTACCTTAGGTTTGTATGAGACATGCCAACATGTTTGGCGCTAGAATTTTTATAAGCCTGAACCTTGCCGTTGCTGTGTAGAAGACTTTCTGCAGAACCCATGGCAAAGGAAATATatgtataagaaaaattatgacCTAATGCAAAGCAAAAACAAATATCTCTTACTATTTGCCCAGAAAGTGAGCATCCATTTGCTTAATGTGTCATCCCCATGCAAGTTGAAGCATACAACATGCATGgcttactttatattttaaattgttagaGTTTATTCCTTTCGGTTCCTGGATGCTTTGTAATGAAAACTGTCAGACAAAACAATTCATAAGCTTACTCAAGTTATGGAAGTTGGAGAGATTGGTAACTGTGTTTTCCCTATAGGATTAAGATAGTAAACCTATCATGATTAGCTCTAACAAAATAAGTTAGAAAAGAATTTCTTTACGCAAAACACATTTATTGTACCAGTTAAAAAACCACGTTAATTGTGCTTGTCCCTAGCCTTCTTTGTTGCAAGACCTCTCTGTAGACTACCTTAGTCACAACCTGAAGGGTGGTGGTTTAGTCCCCCATTGACTAGAAATATgactttataaaaattataaagcttgggcaatcctcaccttacaacTACTTTTGTAGGATTGTGTTGGATTCTAAGACCAATTTCAAATATGGTATCCAAACATATCCTAGATGCATTATTGGGCACCTGCATTTGCACACTCCAGACAATAAGTCTTGGGAATAAGGGGGAGTATCAAAAGACTGCCTTAATTGCAATTACACCTAGTCTGCCTTAGCCATGGCCTCTTTTTGACGGATGTCTTAATTGTAGTCTCATGAGTGGTGGTTTAGCCTCACATAAATTagaaatatgactttaatataCCTTACAAAGTTTGGACATTTTTCACCTCAAACTCTTTTCACCTTACTAAGACCAATTTCTAGTGAGgtgttaaatataaaacaattcatCAGATTTCACCTAACACTTTAAGCTTCTACGAAAGTTGGAGAGATTGGTAGCAATATTTTCCTACAGGACAAGGTCATAAGCTATCATGATTATTAACTCTAACAAAATACAGGAAGAAAAAGGGTACTCTTTAAACCCACATTTTTTGTGCACACTCCATTTCAAAGTAATATTCTAAATTTCAGCGAAATATAAGTTCATTGGACTATGTTACCCTTATATGGCATTAATACTTTCTTATTCCATTTAGTGCTGATTCAACAATACAATAACAAAgttggaaaaaagaaaagaatgttttcttggttttctaAATTGAGATGTAGTCTAGAACAGCTAAAATCTCTAGTCAGTTATTTAGAAATGGAAGCAATGTGTATTGACTACGATGAATAACTCCATCAGAGATTCTGCCAGTGTTCTCTCCCGATTGAAAAAACTGCAAGACTTTCATAACTCCCAGTATACTTAATAGCACAATATGTGGgatattttagaatatagaAGACCATAGCATggcagaaataaaaatattgaagcaGACGGAAATATACATCATAATCTTCAAATAAGAAAATGTCAGAAACTTAACAAGGTGTTGAAATGAAGATGACtgaatttattctttcataGAGAGGAGGGATTCACCCAGCATGTACAATCCTTTTTTCAAAGACAATTAATCAACATAAACCCAAAACCACTAGGCTTCCACAATGCATTTATAAGCCTGAGAAATGATTCTCACCTTTCCAAACCTGGAAAGACTCCTCATTGACAGAGGAACCAGCCACATTCTTGATAACCTCGTCCAATATACTGAGTGGAGCCGTTTTTATTTCCTGTATAATACTATATATCGGTCTTCCATTTTCTaagaaaatatgattatttgGATGTCTAGTCTTGGCCCCGGCATGCTGCTCAAACTCATAGGCACTAAGAATCtgagaaaatgataaaattagtcattttgtAAATGCAGAACAAAATCTCCAAAAGCAACGAGAAGTATATGTCTTACTCTAGAGTAATTGCACATTGAACAGCCACACAAATATCCACCAGCATCAATAATCCCATGTAGCTCAACCTGACAACAACATCAAAACATCAGAAGAAAATAAGCATGGGTATATAAAATAGACAACGTATGTGAGCTTTACCTTTCCAGGATTGTAAATATACTTCACTATAGCTCCGTCAAGGATGCCAGTTGATAAAAGCTTTTTGACATTTGTAGGGTAACAGTTGGGAACTACTTTCTTGGACATTTTCAATTCCATATTGCGAGCGTACGACTCCAAATCTCCATCAGGAGCATATCCCATGCTTTCTACCAACCCACCACTACAATAATCCCTCGCCAAATATTCATCAACCCCATGAAAACCAATGTGATTGCCATCAGTGTAAAGAGCAGAACGGTGCACAGGAGCTGGTGGTTGGTAACCATAGTCCTCTTTCTTTTTACTAAACTTAAAAGTAATCTTCCTGATCCCAGAGGAACTAGCATGCTTGGGAATTTCCATCACAACGCAGGATGTCATTGCAGCACTATTGGAGTCCTTGTCACTCTGAGAagtattgttgttgttgttattattattattatttgtagtaGTAGCAGTAATATTCTGATCACCAGCTTCATCACTCAAGGTCTCATCAGAACTTGAATTCTCCAAACAAGTAGACGTCAGTTCCCCACACTCCGCATGGTTAACGTCCGTGGATTCAGTTGGTTGGCTACTTATATCTTGAAAAGTTAGCGCATGCTCTACTGCGGAAACGTTGGGATTAGAAACCTCAGAGCGCACTTCATCGTTCGAAACTTCTTTAACTTGTTTCTTATGAGGAAACAGGTGACGTTCGGTATCACTAACGCATTGGTCGTAGTCACGTTTCAGTTCCGTCCTTGGTTCCTCATTGTTTTCCTTCCTTCCTTCATCTAATGCATGCACACAAACCGCTTCTTCTCCCATCAAAATCACAGAACAGAACCCCTAAGAACCCAAACGTGGAAACTACCCAAAAAACAACACTACCCCACAGCATCCACGGTGAAACTGGAACCGAACTTGAACCCCCACTCCAGATTCGTGTCAAATCAAGGCCTACTCACAAAATTCAGACTCAGAAAAAAAGTTTTCGATGAATTCGAGGCTATGCTCAACAGAAGACACTAAAATGGCACGGGAAATGAACAATAAGTGTCACGAAACCAATCCAAACGTGGAGAAGAAGTTCCTAGACGGTTATTTGAATAGGCAGAAGGCGCGTAACCGTTTAATTCATTCAATTTGCACACACACAAATAAGAAAGACAATAACAAACAGTAAATAACCTACCTCAAACCACaacaccaataaaaaaattgaaaaaaaaaaaaaaaactccaatcTGATTAACTCCCAATCCCTACAAACAAAAGCAAATTGAAACACGCACTCAAAGCACCATGAATCGAGTTTTGAAATAACAGATCTGAGATTGGCGAAGGAGCAGTGAGCTCTGCACTTTACGAGATTCGAAACAGGAAACTGATTTTTGAGAGTGCTAGGGTTTGGTTTCACGGAGGGAAGAGAGTGAAAGctgagagagaaagagacacCGAACTGAAAGAAAAGGCTTGGTTCGCGGTTGAGATTTCAACTTTATTGGAAAGCAGAGGGAGCAGAAGAGATGAGTTTTGTAAAAAGAAACtgtccaaaaaagaaaaataaaaataaaaataaaaattatcgtGACGATCTTTCGGAAGAGACGAGAAGACAAATGGATAAACGTGATGGGACCCACCGGAGTTGGGCCTCTTATGTTTCACTACGTGGCATTGCTGGGATCTGACGGAGGCCCTCCTCAGCCGTTTTTCATGAAGTATCGTGCAAGTTAACACGTGTAACTAAGGATCATTAACTAATTAACTAATAagctaaacaaaataaataaatagtaagaAGAATAAgctaaaaaagaataatagtaAGAAGAAATGTTGAGTAGTTGGACCGGGTAATCTCATACCAAAGGTGAGAttgtttcttcctgcaccccattaAGTTTCTTCCTACACTCCATTAaccagattttattttatatgttattccGGATAAAAAATTCTGAAAATCTGTGATGGGTACTGGAAGAAATTGATTTGGTTGAGGAAGGTAAACGTTTAAGTAGGCAAAATAAATGAAGGGTATAGTGATTAAATatgttatgattaaaatttttaactagtACTTAACACCAATCATTAAATAACTACAATTATTTAtcatgtaattaaaattaatatcgattgtgcataaattaattaaagtattcTAATTTAATCATTAGTGTCAAGTTAAACCAATTGCTTTAAATACTCAGAAGTTCTTACCAAAAATAGAGGATACTAAATTTACTGTTTAGTTTTCAGACTGCTATATCATATTTCAATTCTCTTAGATTCATCTTTTTTTTACTGTGTTACTAAAGTAAAACTAATATTCCTGCTCTAAAATTATTAAGtcttattcatatattttcattaaaaaagataataatatttgctGTTAGGGTTTAAGATTCTTGGTATGTATTAAAACAACAACTAATATGTATCATTTCAGCAATATCTCagtaagtatattatttttatttaccgCTTATTAAGGCAATTTTTTTCGgtggaaattaaaaataaaaataatatttcattgaAAACTTAAAGcattagataaatttaaaacaaacaaaattatatattatattgatattataaaatattattttgatagtgAGTTTTCAAATACTATGTATGAATGTAATAAtttctaagattttttttaaacaatgttaCAAGGAAGACTTTTGTGATTGAAATTTTAGTGAATTCTTTTCGTAATATTTGAATAGCATATGTGaattcataataaatttaaaaagttttgtggggttttacaaaaatatttaaaatataattgatgaaaaatacaataaataaattatgaagtttgaataaataataaaaagtcaATACAATTGTTTTAACTTCTTACTTTACTTATCTATATAGTTAAACTTACATTAGTCAGTTACTTATGAACatcttattctttttcttttttttaagtttaaataataactttacaattttaatcttttttagattataatattgaataaaaaaagtttgttcACTTGTGTGATTATTGAAAATTCatcataacaaaaattaaaaaattatcaatcgtaattaaaatataaaatatctctAAAGTTTTGTTTTGATCAGAACAAAACTGAATGGTCGATATTATGTAGCGtgcaatattattttctatttgaatttgaaaatatagtGTGGATTTGTGCAAACAAATGAAGGCACAATTAAGTCGTAAAAAAATGTGGAGGTTACgaaatatattatcattttttata is a window from the Vigna unguiculata cultivar IT97K-499-35 chromosome 7, ASM411807v1, whole genome shotgun sequence genome containing:
- the LOC114190395 gene encoding uncharacterized protein LOC114190395; protein product: MGEEAVCVHALDEGRKENNEEPRTELKRDYDQCVSDTERHLFPHKKQVKEVSNDEVRSEVSNPNVSAVEHALTFQDISSQPTESTDVNHAECGELTSTCLENSSSDETLSDEAGDQNITATTTNNNNNNNNNNTSQSDKDSNSAAMTSCVVMEIPKHASSSGIRKITFKFSKKKEDYGYQPPAPVHRSALYTDGNHIGFHGVDEYLARDYCSGGLVESMGYAPDGDLESYARNMELKMSKKVVPNCYPTNVKKLLSTGILDGAIVKYIYNPGKVELHGIIDAGGYLCGCSMCNYSRILSAYEFEQHAGAKTRHPNNHIFLENGRPIYSIIQEIKTAPLSILDEVIKNVAGSSVNEESFQVWKESLLHSNGKVQAYKNSSAKHVGMSHTNLSQSVDSTSHLSSLHGPSHYEQLKYTNQTNDEWKRVMKKSSSYSSNSGVLLKRSADGCTKRRDNDLHRLLFMPNGLPDGAELAYYVKGQKLLGGYKQGSGIVCGCCDIEISPSQFEAHAGMAARRQPYRHIYTSNGLTLHDIALSLANGQNLTTGDSDDMCAVCGDGGDLILCNGCPRAFHTACLGLQCVPDSGWQCLNCGDNAGSGRESSLVRPIMIRLTRVDKTPDFEMGGCVVCREHDFSVAKFDERTVIICDQCEKEYHVGCLRDIGLCELEELPKDKWFCCSDCNRIYVALQSSVSAGADVIPASLSELIIRKHEEKGLCTYGSTDDIQWRILSGKSRYPEHLPLLSRAAAIFRECFDPIVAISGRDLIPVMVYGRNISGQEFGGMYCIVLIVNSVVVSAGLLRIFGRNVAELPLVATSRVHQGKGYFQVLFSCIERLLSSLNVEKLVLPAAGDAESIWTKKLGFRKMSEDQLSKHLREVQLTLFNKTSMLEKTVQQTIE